Proteins encoded within one genomic window of Empedobacter falsenii:
- the hemC gene encoding hydroxymethylbilane synthase produces the protein MKTIKIGTRQSPLALWQANKVASILEAKGHPTEIVPITSEGDANLKQPIYSLGLTGVFTRSLDIALLNDQVDIAVHSLKDVPTVLPETLELIAYPERASSADILVYKSEDIFEKEHRIIATGSLRRKAFWNHKYPNDTIVDLRGNVQLRLKKLQDNADWDGAVFAFAGLDRSEILDELAEKGLHYKVIDWMIAAPSQGILGIVAKEGFDLSDINNPQCELFATVERQFLNVLEGGCTAPIGALVEKIDEENYSFKGAILSIDGQEMISIERQFKADEYLTKGREFAEECIAQGAAKMIEEIKKEIGTK, from the coding sequence ATGAAAACAATAAAAATTGGTACACGTCAAAGTCCGTTAGCGCTTTGGCAAGCCAATAAAGTTGCTTCTATTCTTGAGGCAAAAGGTCATCCAACAGAAATCGTTCCGATTACTTCTGAAGGTGATGCAAATCTAAAACAACCCATTTATTCATTAGGTTTAACAGGTGTTTTTACGCGTTCATTGGACATTGCTTTGTTGAATGATCAAGTGGATATTGCGGTTCATTCGTTGAAAGATGTACCAACTGTTTTACCAGAAACATTAGAGTTGATTGCATATCCAGAGCGTGCAAGTTCTGCGGATATTTTGGTGTACAAATCGGAAGATATTTTCGAGAAAGAACACCGAATTATTGCAACAGGATCTTTGCGTCGTAAAGCATTTTGGAATCATAAATATCCAAATGATACGATTGTAGATTTACGAGGAAATGTGCAATTACGTCTGAAAAAGTTGCAAGATAATGCAGATTGGGACGGAGCTGTATTTGCTTTTGCAGGTTTGGATCGTTCAGAAATTTTAGATGAATTGGCAGAAAAAGGTCTTCATTATAAAGTGATTGATTGGATGATTGCTGCGCCATCACAAGGGATTTTGGGAATTGTTGCCAAAGAAGGTTTTGATTTGAGTGATATTAATAATCCGCAATGTGAACTTTTTGCAACAGTAGAACGTCAATTCTTGAATGTTTTAGAAGGAGGTTGTACAGCGCCAATTGGTGCGTTAGTTGAAAAAATTGATGAAGAAAATTACTCGTTCAAAGGAGCAATTTTATCAATTGATGGACAAGAGATGATTTCAATCGAAAGACAATTCAAAGCAGATGAATATTTGACGAAAGGTCGCGAATTTGCTGAAGAATGTATTGCGCAAGGTGCTGCA
- the hemA gene encoding glutamyl-tRNA reductase yields the protein MAIRGNKTEENFYVIGISYEKADAITRGKFTFFPEQVEMFTQDSKTNGLENFFIVSTCNRTEFYGFAENEDQIVEQYCKYTEGNADEFRQFMMVKEGEEAITHLFRVSSGLESQILGDFDIIGQIKIWFSRFKKQGASNAFLERLVNTAIQISKKVKNETFLSNGSASVAYSAVNFIQATQGNLVDKNILLYGIGKIGRNTCANLVKHYPNTNITLINRTKEKAEVLGLKYDITVKDHSELKEELQKTDILIVATGASNYTITEEMIPFDKEMTIIDMSVPENVIHTLAARESIQLVNVDGLSKMVDDTIAQRRNAIPEALAIIEEHSTEFYEWLETRELVPAIQSFKDRLDFFQSFALNNLKKDNVNIDENETILTEKVIQKITNQFASYLIENKENADETIQLIEKMFHLKQA from the coding sequence ATGGCAATTAGAGGTAATAAAACGGAAGAAAATTTTTACGTAATCGGAATCAGTTATGAAAAAGCTGACGCCATTACACGTGGTAAATTTACTTTTTTCCCGGAACAAGTTGAAATGTTTACACAAGATTCTAAAACGAATGGTTTAGAAAACTTTTTTATTGTATCAACTTGTAATCGTACTGAATTTTATGGTTTTGCAGAAAACGAAGATCAAATCGTAGAGCAATATTGTAAATATACAGAAGGTAATGCAGATGAATTCCGTCAATTTATGATGGTAAAAGAAGGAGAAGAAGCGATTACACATTTATTCCGTGTTTCGTCGGGATTAGAAAGTCAGATTTTAGGTGATTTTGATATCATCGGACAAATCAAAATTTGGTTTTCTCGTTTCAAAAAACAAGGCGCATCAAATGCTTTTTTAGAGCGTTTGGTAAATACTGCGATCCAAATTAGTAAAAAAGTGAAGAACGAAACTTTCTTAAGTAACGGTTCTGCTTCGGTTGCATATTCTGCGGTTAATTTTATTCAAGCAACGCAAGGAAACTTGGTCGACAAAAATATTTTGTTGTACGGAATTGGTAAAATTGGTCGTAATACATGCGCTAATTTGGTCAAACATTATCCAAATACAAACATTACGTTAATCAATCGTACAAAAGAAAAGGCAGAAGTTCTTGGTTTGAAATACGATATTACCGTAAAAGATCACAGCGAGTTAAAAGAAGAATTACAAAAAACAGATATTCTAATTGTTGCAACGGGAGCAAGTAATTACACGATTACAGAAGAAATGATTCCGTTCGATAAGGAAATGACGATTATTGATATGTCAGTTCCAGAAAATGTAATTCATACATTGGCTGCTCGCGAATCTATTCAATTGGTAAATGTGGACGGATTGTCTAAAATGGTAGATGATACGATTGCGCAACGTCGCAATGCAATTCCAGAAGCTTTGGCAATTATAGAGGAGCATTCTACAGAGTTTTACGAATGGTTAGAAACCAGAGAATTGGTTCCTGCTATTCAATCTTTCAAAGATAGATTAGACTTTTTTCAGAGTTTTGCTTTAAATAATTTGAAAAAAGATAATGTAAACATTGACGAAAATGAAACGATTTTAACTGAAAAAGTAATTCAGAAAATTACAAATCAGTTTGCTTCTTATTTGATTGAAAATAAAGAAAATGCAGACGAAACAATTCAGTTAATCGAAAAAATGTTTCATTTAAAACAAGCTTAA
- a CDS encoding helix-turn-helix domain-containing protein — MDLKNTHKSKINEYKLSTDVFIAQIDNFTASTDTILKGIDKRYIQFYFCTKGSLTFNFNNGIYKINLNEGKSFLFYYPTLDIPLSLNINAESKVYIVVLSIQKLHQLFAEYQIQNNLISSMTQEKFYIEREIGPAIKLVLNQIEQMKLSPQFQNLFLIGKMYELFTLYFSEIESQTEHCPFLNDENEGKRIKEIKDYLLADFKNPPTIKQLCEKFSISEYHLKEGFKELYGTTVYGYLLDKKLEFALHKLEENQQMVKDISFEIGYENPSHFISAFKKKYGLTPKQYIKQFQ; from the coding sequence ATGGATTTAAAAAATACCCATAAAAGTAAAATTAACGAGTATAAATTGTCAACAGACGTATTTATCGCTCAAATAGACAACTTTACAGCTTCTACAGACACGATTCTGAAAGGAATTGACAAGCGTTATATACAATTCTATTTTTGTACAAAAGGTTCGTTGACATTTAATTTTAATAATGGTATTTATAAAATCAATTTGAACGAAGGAAAAAGTTTTTTGTTCTATTATCCGACATTAGACATTCCATTATCGCTAAATATAAATGCCGAAAGTAAGGTTTATATTGTGGTTTTGTCTATTCAGAAATTACATCAATTGTTTGCAGAATATCAAATTCAGAATAATTTGATTTCGAGCATGACGCAAGAAAAATTTTATATTGAACGCGAAATTGGTCCAGCGATAAAATTAGTTTTGAATCAAATTGAACAAATGAAACTTTCTCCACAATTTCAAAATTTATTTTTGATTGGAAAAATGTACGAATTGTTCACGCTTTATTTTTCTGAAATCGAAAGTCAAACTGAGCATTGTCCTTTCTTGAATGATGAAAATGAAGGAAAACGAATCAAAGAAATCAAAGATTATTTATTAGCTGATTTTAAAAATCCGCCAACTATCAAACAACTTTGCGAAAAATTTTCCATTTCTGAATATCATCTGAAAGAAGGTTTCAAAGAACTTTATGGAACAACTGTTTATGGTTATTTGTTGGATAAAAAACTGGAATTTGCGTTGCATAAACTAGAAGAAAATCAACAAATGGTAAAAGATATTTCGTTTGAAATTGGTTACGAAAATCCATCACATTTTATATCAGCATTTAAGAAGAAATATGGCTTAACGCCTAAACAATACATTAAACAATTTCAGTAA
- a CDS encoding endonuclease → MQKFLLLLFPFAAFAQQPDYYEGIDFKQNGKTIKEELHDLINATHHAVSYSPGVWNILDKSDLDLDSKGRVLLIYGFTDNSTVYAEQRTRDVNNKNNTGGNANGKWEREHVFPKSLANPVLTTNNPGTGTDAHNLRAVDRQLNSTRSNNAYREKWAQDVTGQAKLINGGFYPGDEWTGDVARIIMYMYVHYGLETDPQLVAYNNTTTTNNDGMPDMFLKWNVQDKVSEFEKVRNEIIAETQGSRNPFIDNPYLATLIWGGDKAENTWAELSANDYNYQQTLVEVFPNPTTDKVKINAKNFDYVNLYDFNGRLLGIELGSEVNLKNYPAGMYILSIHLKDGKIITKKVIKK, encoded by the coding sequence ATGCAAAAATTTTTACTTCTTTTATTTCCTTTTGCCGCTTTTGCGCAGCAACCCGACTATTATGAAGGGATTGATTTTAAACAAAATGGAAAAACGATAAAGGAAGAATTACACGATTTAATCAATGCTACGCATCATGCAGTTAGTTATTCGCCTGGAGTTTGGAATATTTTAGATAAATCCGACTTAGATTTAGATTCGAAAGGTCGCGTTTTATTGATCTATGGTTTTACTGATAATTCTACTGTTTATGCTGAACAACGCACGCGCGATGTAAACAACAAAAACAATACTGGTGGAAATGCAAATGGAAAATGGGAACGCGAACATGTTTTTCCAAAATCATTAGCAAATCCTGTTTTAACGACTAATAATCCAGGAACAGGTACAGATGCGCACAATTTACGTGCAGTTGATAGACAATTAAATTCGACTAGAAGTAACAATGCTTATCGTGAAAAATGGGCACAGGATGTGACAGGACAAGCTAAATTGATCAATGGAGGTTTTTATCCTGGTGATGAATGGACGGGAGATGTGGCGCGAATTATTATGTATATGTATGTACATTATGGGTTGGAAACCGATCCGCAATTGGTTGCGTACAACAATACGACAACAACCAATAATGATGGAATGCCAGATATGTTTTTGAAATGGAATGTGCAGGATAAAGTATCTGAATTTGAGAAAGTTCGAAACGAAATTATTGCCGAAACACAAGGAAGTCGAAATCCTTTTATTGATAATCCGTATTTAGCAACATTAATTTGGGGCGGAGATAAAGCCGAAAATACTTGGGCTGAATTATCTGCGAACGATTACAATTATCAACAAACGCTTGTAGAAGTTTTTCCAAATCCAACAACAGATAAGGTAAAAATTAATGCGAAGAATTTTGATTATGTCAATTTATATGATTTTAATGGTCGTTTACTTGGAATTGAATTAGGTTCGGAAGTTAATTTGAAAAATTATCCAGCTGGAATGTATATTTTATCTATTCACCTAAAAGATGGAAAAATCATCACGAAAAAAGTGATTAAGAAATAA
- a CDS encoding SH3 domain-containing protein translates to MKKSLFILTTFLSYFAQAQFGIVQDKDGFVNVRDEKSTSSKIVAKVNSNSIYPIDSDEENSKWYLVEYQPEKAGYVYHDRIKKLEDFESISPTSTNDSKIEFSVADYIIQLETQTFNSKKHKIFKEGDFVYAIDEKDFLGSDGMIPQTEFKSFKISFKGKEIIIPKEYFTNLYNANLSATKLTYNKELNQYYLFGTYSDGAGVYDALWVLDNGKIVKHIAQINAYA, encoded by the coding sequence ATGAAAAAAAGTTTATTCATTCTTACTACTTTTTTAAGCTATTTTGCGCAAGCTCAATTTGGGATTGTCCAAGATAAAGATGGTTTTGTAAATGTGAGAGATGAAAAAAGTACTTCATCTAAAATTGTTGCTAAAGTCAATTCAAATTCTATCTATCCAATTGATTCTGATGAAGAAAATTCGAAATGGTATTTGGTCGAATATCAACCTGAAAAAGCTGGTTATGTTTACCATGATCGAATCAAAAAATTAGAAGATTTTGAATCGATTTCACCAACTTCGACAAATGATTCTAAAATAGAATTTTCGGTTGCAGATTATATTATTCAGCTCGAAACGCAAACATTTAATTCAAAAAAGCATAAAATTTTCAAGGAAGGTGATTTTGTTTATGCGATTGATGAAAAAGATTTTCTTGGTTCGGACGGAATGATTCCTCAAACAGAATTCAAATCGTTTAAAATATCATTCAAAGGAAAAGAGATTATCATTCCAAAAGAATATTTTACCAATTTATATAACGCAAATTTATCCGCTACAAAACTTACTTACAATAAAGAGTTAAATCAATATTATTTGTTTGGGACATATAGCGATGGAGCTGGAGTTTATGATGCGCTTTGGGTGTTGGATAATGGGAAAATTGTAAAACATATTGCTCAAATTAATGCTTATGCTTAG
- the queG gene encoding tRNA epoxyqueuosine(34) reductase QueG has product MLLQTEEHIKIKWSHRIKEKAEALGFISCGIAKADFLEEEAPRLEAWLKNDFHGEMLYMENHFDMRLDPRILVEGAKSVISLAYNYYQNLDRNPDSYKVAMYAQGEDYHFVVKEKVRELLDFIQEEIGEVSGRAFTDSAPILEHAWAKKTGIGWVGKNSLTLSKQKGSFFFLSELIIDLDLAYDSPIETDHCGKCTRCIDACPTEAILPNKTVNGSQCISYFTIELKDQIPTEMKGKFDDWIFGCDVCQEVCPWNRFSLPTKETRFVGHEKINQFSKKDWEEITEDVFREIFKKSPVKRTKYDGLKRNIDFVKSL; this is encoded by the coding sequence ATGCTCCTTCAAACAGAAGAACATATCAAAATAAAATGGTCCCATCGCATCAAAGAAAAAGCTGAAGCGTTGGGATTTATTTCTTGCGGTATAGCCAAAGCTGATTTTTTAGAAGAAGAAGCACCTCGTTTAGAAGCTTGGTTGAAGAATGATTTTCATGGCGAAATGCTGTATATGGAAAATCATTTCGATATGCGATTGGATCCTCGAATTTTGGTAGAAGGAGCAAAATCTGTGATTTCGTTGGCGTATAACTATTACCAAAATTTAGATCGAAATCCAGATTCTTATAAGGTTGCGATGTATGCGCAAGGCGAAGATTATCACTTTGTCGTGAAGGAAAAAGTGCGCGAATTATTAGATTTTATTCAAGAAGAAATAGGAGAGGTGAGTGGACGAGCTTTTACAGATTCAGCTCCAATTCTGGAACATGCTTGGGCAAAAAAAACTGGAATTGGTTGGGTTGGAAAAAATTCGTTGACATTATCTAAACAAAAAGGTTCGTTTTTCTTTTTGTCCGAATTAATTATTGATTTGGATTTAGCCTATGATTCTCCAATCGAAACGGATCATTGTGGAAAGTGTACGCGTTGCATTGATGCTTGTCCAACTGAGGCAATTTTACCCAATAAAACAGTGAATGGAAGTCAATGTATTTCATATTTTACAATTGAATTGAAAGATCAAATTCCGACCGAAATGAAAGGGAAATTTGATGATTGGATTTTTGGTTGTGATGTTTGTCAAGAAGTTTGTCCATGGAATCGTTTTTCGTTGCCAACGAAAGAAACTCGTTTTGTTGGTCATGAGAAAATTAATCAATTCTCAAAAAAAGATTGGGAAGAAATTACGGAAGATGTTTTTCGAGAAATTTTTAAGAAATCGCCTGTCAAACGTACAAAATATGATGGTTTGAAAAGAAATATCGATTTTGTAAAATCACTATAA
- a CDS encoding GNAT family N-acetyltransferase, with the protein MIEIRTLKNIPYTDIVNVFNLSFSDYFVPVKLTLEQFEAKLENENIRLDYSVGAFSDDKLIGLILHFYNDSNKTKKVYNGGTGVIKEYRGQNLTIKMYEFILSILKEDKIDFIELEALVENTQAIKSYEKVGFEKVRQLKCFSGEIKSSLKNDNILIKPLSLYNWNKNQSFWDIEPTWQNSSFVLDKILKTNISYGAFIENDLVGYIIFNPITKRIQQISVDKNYRRKGIGTSLIFEIQKQFNESISIINVDDKSKETISFLENIGLKNTTNQFDFKLRLK; encoded by the coding sequence ATGATTGAAATCCGTACATTAAAAAACATTCCTTATACAGATATTGTAAATGTCTTTAATCTGTCTTTTTCAGATTATTTTGTTCCTGTAAAATTAACTTTGGAACAATTTGAAGCTAAATTAGAGAATGAAAATATTCGTTTAGATTATTCTGTTGGTGCTTTTTCTGATGATAAATTAATAGGTTTAATTCTTCATTTTTATAATGATTCGAATAAAACAAAAAAAGTTTATAACGGAGGTACAGGTGTAATAAAAGAATATAGAGGTCAGAATTTAACTATAAAAATGTATGAATTTATTCTTTCAATTTTGAAAGAAGATAAAATAGATTTTATTGAATTAGAAGCTTTAGTAGAAAATACACAAGCAATAAAATCTTATGAAAAAGTAGGGTTTGAAAAAGTAAGACAATTAAAATGTTTTAGTGGAGAAATTAAATCATCATTGAAAAACGATAATATTTTAATCAAACCTTTAAGTTTATATAATTGGAATAAAAATCAATCTTTTTGGGATATTGAGCCTACGTGGCAAAATTCAAGTTTTGTATTAGATAAAATTTTAAAAACAAATATTTCATATGGAGCTTTTATTGAAAATGATTTAGTTGGTTATATTATTTTTAATCCGATAACCAAAAGAATTCAACAAATTTCTGTAGATAAAAATTATAGAAGAAAAGGAATTGGAACAAGTTTGATTTTTGAAATTCAAAAACAATTCAATGAATCAATTTCAATAATTAATGTAGATGATAAATCGAAAGAAACAATCAGTTTTCTTGAAAATATTGGATTGAAAAATACAACGAATCAATTTGATTTTAAACTTAGATTAAAATAA
- the ruvB gene encoding Holliday junction branch migration DNA helicase RuvB, which translates to MSDLLNPDKEFYPDDDLNHENTVRPQSFDDFAGQAHILENLEVFVKASKLRGEALDHVLLHGPPGLGKTTLANIIANELGVGIKITSGPVLDKPSDLAGLLTNLEENDVLFIDEIHRMSPVIEEYLYSAMEDFKIDIMIESGPNARSVQIGLNPFTLIGATTRSGLLTAPLRARFGINFRFEYYNVELLSTIVERSSRILDTPIDERAAIEIAGRSRGTPRIANALLRRTRDFAQIKGNGKIDLSIAEFSLKALKVDDNGLDEMDNRILSTIIEKFKGGPVGITTLATAVGENGGTLEEVYEPYLIQEGYLMRTARGRVATEKAFKHIGVKYRGENSPQTDLFDL; encoded by the coding sequence ATGTCAGATTTATTAAATCCTGATAAAGAATTTTATCCAGACGACGATCTAAATCACGAAAATACTGTTCGTCCGCAAAGTTTTGATGATTTTGCTGGACAAGCTCATATTCTCGAGAATCTAGAAGTTTTCGTAAAAGCTTCTAAACTTCGTGGCGAAGCATTAGATCACGTTTTGTTGCATGGACCTCCAGGTTTAGGAAAAACTACATTGGCGAATATTATTGCGAATGAATTAGGCGTTGGAATCAAAATTACCTCTGGACCAGTTCTCGATAAACCAAGTGATTTAGCTGGTTTGTTGACGAATTTGGAAGAAAATGATGTGCTTTTTATTGATGAAATCCATCGTATGTCTCCTGTTATTGAGGAATATTTGTATTCGGCAATGGAAGATTTTAAAATTGATATTATGATCGAATCTGGACCAAATGCGCGTTCGGTTCAAATTGGTCTGAATCCTTTTACATTAATTGGCGCAACAACACGTTCTGGTTTATTAACTGCGCCACTTCGTGCTCGTTTTGGAATTAATTTCCGTTTCGAATATTATAATGTCGAATTATTAAGTACGATTGTTGAGCGATCTTCTCGTATTTTAGATACACCAATTGACGAAAGAGCAGCGATAGAAATTGCAGGTCGTAGTCGTGGAACTCCCCGTATTGCAAATGCATTATTGAGAAGAACACGAGATTTTGCTCAAATAAAAGGAAATGGAAAAATTGATTTATCAATTGCTGAATTTTCTCTAAAAGCCTTGAAAGTTGATGATAATGGTTTAGATGAAATGGATAACAGAATTTTATCAACTATCATAGAAAAATTTAAAGGTGGACCAGTCGGAATTACAACTTTAGCAACAGCAGTAGGAGAAAATGGCGGAACATTGGAAGAAGTTTACGAACCATATTTGATTCAAGAAGGTTATTTAATGCGTACTGCTCGTGGACGTGTAGCAACAGAAAAAGCTTTCAAACATATTGGCGTAAAATATCGTGGAGAAAATTCACCTCAAACCGATTTGTTTGATTTGTAA